One genomic window of Streptomyces sp. NBC_01276 includes the following:
- the hisB gene encoding imidazoleglycerol-phosphate dehydratase HisB has protein sequence MSRIGRVERTTKETSVLVEINLDGTGKVDVSTGVGFYDHMLDQLGRHGLFDLTVKTDGDLHIDSHHTIEDTALALGAAFRQALGDKVGIYRFGNCTVPLDESLAQVTVDLSGRPYLVHTEPENMAPMIGEYDTTMTRHIFESFVAQAQIALHIHVPYGRNAHHIVECQFKALARALRYAAEFDPRAAGILPSTKGAL, from the coding sequence ATGAGCCGCATCGGACGGGTCGAACGGACCACGAAGGAGACCTCGGTCCTCGTCGAGATAAACCTCGACGGCACCGGCAAGGTCGACGTCTCGACCGGCGTGGGCTTCTACGACCACATGCTCGACCAGCTGGGCCGCCACGGACTCTTCGACCTCACCGTCAAGACCGACGGCGACCTGCACATCGACAGCCACCACACCATCGAGGACACCGCCCTCGCGCTCGGCGCCGCCTTCAGGCAGGCCCTCGGCGACAAGGTCGGCATCTACCGCTTCGGCAACTGCACCGTGCCGCTTGACGAGTCCCTGGCCCAGGTGACCGTCGACCTGTCCGGCCGCCCGTACCTCGTGCACACCGAGCCCGAGAACATGGCGCCGATGATCGGCGAGTACGACACGACGATGACCCGGCACATCTTCGAGTCCTTCGTGGCGCAGGCCCAGATCGCCCTGCACATCCACGTCCCGTACGGCCGCAACGCCCACCACATCGTGGAGTGCCAGTTCAAGGCCCTGGCCCGGGCCCTGCGCTACGCCGCGGAGTTCGACCCGCGCGCCGCCGGGATCCTGCCCTCCACGAAGGGCGCCCTCTAG
- the hisI gene encoding phosphoribosyl-AMP cyclohydrolase codes for MARMSTSSLDPAIAARLKRSADGLVPAIAQQYDTGEVLMLGWMDDEALHRTLTTGRCTYWSRSRREYWVKGDTSGHVQHVKSVALDCDADTLLVKVDQVGAACHTGARTCFDADVLPLAAE; via the coding sequence ATGGCCCGCATGAGTACGTCCTCACTCGATCCCGCCATCGCCGCCCGCCTCAAGCGCTCCGCGGACGGTCTGGTACCGGCCATCGCCCAGCAGTACGACACCGGCGAGGTGCTCATGCTCGGCTGGATGGACGACGAGGCCCTGCACCGGACCCTGACCACCGGCCGCTGCACCTACTGGTCCCGCAGCCGCCGGGAGTACTGGGTCAAGGGGGACACTTCCGGCCACGTCCAGCACGTGAAGTCGGTGGCCCTCGACTGCGACGCGGACACCCTGCTCGTCAAGGTCGACCAGGTCGGCGCCGCCTGCCACACCGGCGCCCGCACGTGTTTCGACGCCGATGTCCTTCCGCTGGCCGCCGAATAG
- the hisH gene encoding imidazole glycerol phosphate synthase subunit HisH yields the protein MGMSAAKNIVVFDYGFGNVRSAERALARVGADVEITRDYDKAMDADGLLVPGVGAFSACMQGLKDARGDWIIGRRLSGGRPVMGICVGMQILFERGIEHGVETEGLDEWPGTVGPLKAPVVPHMGWNTVDAPADSQAFAGLDADARFYFVHSYAAHDWSLEVTNPAIRAPKVTWATHGRPFVAAVENGALWATQFHPEKSGDTGAQLLTNWIETL from the coding sequence CTGGGAATGAGCGCAGCAAAGAACATCGTCGTCTTCGACTACGGCTTCGGCAACGTCCGCTCCGCCGAGCGGGCCCTCGCCCGCGTCGGCGCCGACGTCGAGATCACCCGCGACTACGACAAGGCGATGGACGCCGACGGCCTCCTGGTCCCCGGCGTGGGCGCCTTCTCGGCCTGCATGCAGGGCCTCAAGGACGCCCGCGGCGACTGGATCATCGGCCGCCGCCTCTCCGGCGGCCGCCCGGTCATGGGCATCTGCGTCGGCATGCAGATCCTCTTCGAGCGCGGCATCGAGCACGGGGTGGAGACCGAGGGCCTCGACGAGTGGCCCGGCACGGTCGGCCCGCTCAAGGCCCCCGTCGTCCCCCACATGGGCTGGAACACCGTGGACGCGCCCGCCGACAGCCAGGCCTTCGCCGGGCTCGACGCCGACGCCCGCTTCTACTTCGTCCACTCCTACGCGGCGCACGACTGGAGCCTGGAGGTCACCAACCCGGCCATCCGCGCGCCCAAGGTCACCTGGGCCACCCACGGCCGTCCCTTCGTCGCGGCCGTGGAGAACGGAGCCCTGTGGGCCACCCAGTTCCACCCCGAGAAGTCCGGTGACACCGGTGCCCAGCTGCTCACCAACTGGATCGAGACCCTCTGA
- the trpM gene encoding tryptophan biosynthesis modulator TrpM has product MPPSRPSVRTRPGHGPAGVPTAHAPLARGCRPRGCRAPARRVHGRRVRYVIGSEPGQVNGMRWRGGAAL; this is encoded by the coding sequence ATGCCTCCTTCCCGCCCCTCCGTCCGCACCCGACCGGGCCACGGCCCGGCCGGCGTGCCGACGGCGCACGCGCCCCTGGCGCGCGGCTGCCGCCCCCGCGGCTGCCGCGCCCCGGCCCGGCGCGTGCACGGCCGGCGGGTGCGGTACGTGATCGGCTCCGAGCCCGGTCAGGTCAACGGAATGCGATGGCGCGGCGGAGCCGCGCTGTAG
- the trpC gene encoding indole-3-glycerol phosphate synthase TrpC, with the protein MSVLDEIIEGVREDLAERQARVSLDELKERAAKAPQAKDGVAALRGDSVKVICEVKRSSPSKGALAAIADPAGLAADYEAGGAAVISVLTEQRRFGGSLADLEAVRARVDIPILRKDFIVTAYQLWEARAYGADLVLLIVAALDQEALVSLIERAESIGLTPLVEVHDEEEIERAVAAGAKIIGVNARNLKDLKVDRSTFERIVGEIPPHIVKVAESGIRGPHDLIAYANEGADAVLVGESLVTGRDPKAAVADLVAAGAHPALRHGRS; encoded by the coding sequence GTGAGTGTGCTCGACGAGATCATCGAAGGGGTCCGCGAAGACCTTGCCGAACGGCAGGCCCGCGTGAGCCTCGACGAGCTCAAGGAGCGTGCCGCCAAGGCGCCCCAGGCCAAGGACGGTGTCGCCGCCCTGCGTGGCGACAGCGTCAAGGTGATCTGCGAGGTCAAGCGCTCCAGCCCCTCCAAGGGCGCGCTGGCCGCGATCGCCGATCCGGCCGGGCTCGCCGCCGACTACGAGGCCGGCGGTGCGGCGGTCATCTCCGTCCTCACCGAACAGCGCCGCTTCGGCGGCTCGCTGGCCGACCTGGAGGCCGTCCGCGCCCGCGTGGACATCCCGATCCTGCGCAAGGACTTCATCGTCACGGCGTACCAGCTGTGGGAGGCCCGCGCCTACGGCGCCGACCTCGTGCTGCTGATCGTCGCTGCCCTGGACCAGGAGGCCCTCGTCTCCCTCATCGAGCGGGCCGAGTCCATCGGCCTCACCCCGCTCGTGGAGGTCCACGACGAGGAGGAGATCGAGCGGGCCGTCGCCGCGGGCGCCAAGATCATCGGCGTCAACGCGCGCAACCTCAAGGACCTCAAGGTCGACCGCTCCACCTTCGAGCGGATCGTCGGAGAGATCCCGCCCCACATCGTGAAGGTCGCCGAGTCCGGCATCCGCGGACCGCACGACCTGATCGCGTACGCCAACGAGGGCGCCGACGCCGTCCTCGTCGGAGAGTCCCTGGTCACCGGACGCGACCCGAAGGCGGCCGTCGCCGACCTCGTCGCCGCCGGAGCCCACCCCGCCCTGCGCCACGGCCGGAGCTGA
- a CDS encoding HGxxPAAW family protein, which produces MAGTSHGHTPAAWTGVIIAFIGFCVSGAFMVLANPLGFWAGLVVVALGGVVGLAMRAAGMGAPKAAHRDLAEVIAANRVPAKV; this is translated from the coding sequence ATGGCGGGCACGAGCCACGGACACACCCCGGCCGCCTGGACCGGTGTCATCATCGCCTTCATCGGTTTCTGCGTCTCCGGCGCCTTCATGGTGCTGGCGAACCCGCTCGGGTTCTGGGCGGGTCTCGTCGTCGTCGCGCTCGGCGGAGTCGTCGGTCTCGCGATGCGGGCCGCGGGCATGGGCGCGCCGAAGGCCGCCCACCGCGACCTCGCCGAGGTCATCGCCGCCAACCGCGTTCCCGCCAAGGTCTGA
- the hisF gene encoding imidazole glycerol phosphate synthase subunit HisF, which produces MSLAVRVIPCLDVDNGRVVKGVNFQNLRDAGDPVEMAKLYDAEGADELTFLDITASSGNRETTYDVVRRTAEQVFIPLTVGGGVRTADDVDKLLRAGADKVGVNTAAIARPELIQEIAERFGRQVLVLSVDARRTASGSFEVTTHGGRRGTGIDAVEWAHRAAELGAGEILLNSMDADGTKDGYDTEMIAAVRRHVTVPVIASGGAGRLEHFPPAIEAGADAVLAASVFHFGDLRIAEVKSALREAGHPVR; this is translated from the coding sequence ATGAGCCTCGCCGTACGCGTGATCCCCTGCCTGGACGTGGACAACGGCCGGGTCGTCAAGGGCGTCAACTTCCAGAACCTGCGCGATGCCGGCGACCCGGTGGAGATGGCCAAGCTGTACGACGCCGAAGGCGCCGACGAGCTGACCTTCCTGGACATCACCGCCTCCTCCGGCAACCGCGAGACCACCTACGACGTGGTCCGCCGCACCGCCGAGCAGGTCTTCATCCCCCTGACGGTGGGAGGCGGCGTCCGCACGGCGGACGACGTCGACAAGCTGCTGCGGGCCGGCGCGGACAAGGTGGGCGTGAACACGGCCGCCATCGCGCGCCCGGAGCTGATCCAGGAGATCGCGGAACGCTTCGGCCGGCAGGTCCTGGTGCTGTCCGTCGACGCCCGCCGCACGGCCTCCGGCTCCTTCGAGGTCACCACCCACGGCGGCCGCCGGGGCACCGGCATCGACGCCGTCGAGTGGGCCCACCGGGCCGCCGAACTCGGCGCCGGGGAGATCCTGCTCAACTCGATGGACGCCGACGGCACGAAGGACGGCTACGACACCGAGATGATCGCGGCGGTCCGCAGGCACGTCACGGTCCCGGTGATCGCCTCCGGCGGCGCCGGCAGACTGGAGCACTTCCCGCCGGCCATCGAGGCGGGCGCCGACGCGGTGCTCGCGGCCTCGGTGTTCCACTTCGGCGACCTGCGGATCGCCGAGGTCAAGTCCGCCCTCCGCGAAGCGGGCCACCCGGTCCGCTGA
- a CDS encoding RidA family protein produces the protein MSSADVRRISSGGPYEDVIGYSRAVALPNGLVLVSGCTAADGGGPYDQAVKAFEVAFKALAEAGLGPDDVVRTRMYLTHARDVDEVGRAHKALFDTVRPAASMIIVSGFVDPSMVVEVEVEAYKAVAG, from the coding sequence ATGAGCTCCGCAGACGTACGCCGCATCTCCTCCGGCGGCCCCTACGAGGACGTCATCGGCTACTCGCGCGCCGTCGCCCTCCCCAACGGCCTCGTCCTCGTCTCCGGCTGCACCGCGGCCGACGGGGGCGGCCCGTACGACCAGGCCGTCAAGGCCTTCGAGGTCGCCTTCAAGGCGCTCGCCGAGGCCGGGCTCGGCCCCGACGACGTCGTCCGCACCCGGATGTACCTCACGCACGCCCGGGACGTGGACGAGGTGGGCCGCGCCCACAAGGCCCTCTTCGACACCGTCCGCCCCGCCGCCTCGATGATCATCGTCTCCGGCTTCGTCGACCCGTCGATGGTCGTCGAGGTGGAGGTCGAGGCGTACAAGGCGGTGGCCGGATGA
- the trpB gene encoding tryptophan synthase subunit beta, whose protein sequence is MSTSSFFIPDPEGHVPNTEGYFGDFGGKFIPEALVAAVDEVAVEYEKAKGDPAFAAELNELMVNYTGRPSALTEVPRFAEHAGGARIFLKREDLNHTGSHKINNVLGQALLTKRMGKTRVIAETGAGQHGVATATACALFGLDCTIYMGEIDTQRQALNVARMRMLGAEVIAVKSGSRTLKDAINEAFRDWVANVEETHYLFGTVAGPHPFPAMVRDFHRVIGVEARRQILERAGRLPDAVAACVGGGSNAIGLFHAFIPDADVRLVGFEPAGHGVETGEHAATLTAGEPGILHGSRSYVLQDEEGQITEPYSISAGLDYPGIGPEHSYLKDTGRGEYRAVTDDAAMQALRLLSRTEGIIPAIESAHALAGALDLGKELGKDGLIVVNLSGRGDKDMDTAARYFGLYDGTSENGTEGENK, encoded by the coding sequence ATGTCCACCAGCTCGTTCTTCATCCCGGACCCGGAGGGTCACGTCCCGAACACCGAGGGCTACTTCGGTGACTTCGGCGGCAAGTTCATCCCGGAGGCGCTGGTCGCCGCCGTGGACGAGGTCGCCGTCGAGTACGAGAAGGCCAAGGGCGACCCGGCCTTCGCCGCCGAGCTCAACGAGCTCATGGTCAACTACACGGGCCGGCCCAGCGCCCTCACCGAGGTGCCCCGCTTCGCCGAGCACGCGGGCGGCGCCCGGATCTTCCTCAAGCGCGAGGACCTCAACCACACCGGCTCGCACAAGATCAACAACGTGCTGGGCCAGGCGCTGCTCACCAAGCGCATGGGCAAGACCCGCGTCATCGCCGAGACCGGCGCCGGCCAGCACGGCGTGGCCACCGCCACCGCCTGCGCCCTCTTCGGCCTCGACTGCACCATCTACATGGGCGAGATCGACACCCAGCGCCAGGCCCTGAACGTGGCCCGCATGCGCATGCTCGGCGCCGAGGTCATCGCCGTGAAGTCGGGCTCGCGCACCCTCAAGGACGCCATCAACGAGGCGTTCCGCGACTGGGTCGCCAACGTCGAGGAGACCCACTACCTCTTCGGCACCGTCGCCGGACCGCACCCCTTCCCGGCCATGGTCCGCGACTTCCACCGCGTCATCGGCGTCGAGGCCCGCCGCCAGATCCTGGAGCGCGCGGGCCGCCTGCCCGACGCCGTCGCGGCCTGCGTCGGCGGCGGCTCCAACGCCATCGGCCTCTTCCACGCCTTCATCCCGGACGCCGACGTCCGCCTGGTCGGCTTCGAGCCCGCCGGACACGGCGTGGAGACCGGCGAGCACGCGGCGACCCTGACCGCGGGCGAGCCCGGCATCCTGCACGGCTCCCGTTCCTACGTCCTCCAGGACGAGGAGGGCCAGATCACCGAGCCCTACTCGATCTCCGCGGGTCTGGACTACCCGGGCATCGGCCCCGAGCACTCCTACCTCAAGGACACCGGCCGCGGCGAGTACCGCGCGGTCACCGACGACGCCGCCATGCAGGCCCTGCGCCTGCTGTCCCGCACCGAGGGCATCATCCCGGCCATCGAGTCGGCGCACGCCCTCGCCGGAGCCCTCGACCTGGGCAAGGAGCTGGGCAAGGACGGCCTGATCGTGGTCAACCTGTCCGGCCGCGGCGACAAGGACATGGACACGGCCGCACGCTACTTCGGCCTGTACGACGGCACGTCCGAGAACGGGACCGAGGGGGAGAACAAGTGA
- the priA gene encoding bifunctional 1-(5-phosphoribosyl)-5-((5-phosphoribosylamino)methylideneamino)imidazole-4-carboxamide isomerase/phosphoribosylanthranilate isomerase PriA, with protein sequence MKTLELLPAVDVRDGQAVRLVHGVSGSETSYGSPLEAALAWQRSGAEWLHLVDLDAAFGTGDNRALVAGITRAMDIKVELSGGIRDDATLAAALATGCTRVNLGTAALETPEWAARAIAEHGDKIAIGLDVRGTTLKGRGWTSEGGDLYETLARLDSEGCARYVVTDIGKDGTLTGPNLELLKNVCAATDRPVVASGGISSLDDLRALSALVPEGVEGAIVGKALYAKAFTLEEALKVVSA encoded by the coding sequence ATGAAGACGCTTGAGCTCCTCCCCGCGGTCGACGTCCGCGACGGCCAGGCCGTGCGCCTCGTCCACGGCGTCTCCGGCAGCGAGACCTCCTACGGCTCCCCGCTGGAGGCGGCCCTCGCCTGGCAGCGCTCCGGCGCCGAATGGCTGCACCTCGTCGACCTGGACGCCGCCTTCGGCACCGGTGACAACCGCGCCCTGGTCGCCGGGATCACCCGCGCCATGGACATCAAGGTCGAGCTGTCCGGCGGCATCCGCGACGACGCCACGCTCGCCGCGGCCCTCGCCACCGGCTGCACCCGCGTGAACCTCGGCACCGCCGCCCTGGAGACCCCGGAGTGGGCCGCCAGGGCCATCGCCGAGCACGGCGACAAGATCGCCATCGGACTGGACGTGCGCGGCACCACCCTCAAGGGCCGCGGCTGGACCAGCGAGGGCGGCGACCTCTACGAGACCCTCGCCCGCCTGGACTCCGAGGGCTGTGCCCGCTACGTCGTCACCGACATCGGCAAGGACGGCACCCTCACCGGCCCCAACCTGGAGCTGCTGAAGAACGTCTGCGCCGCCACCGACCGCCCCGTCGTCGCCTCCGGCGGCATCTCCTCCCTGGACGACCTGCGCGCGCTCTCCGCGCTGGTCCCCGAGGGCGTCGAGGGCGCGATCGTCGGCAAGGCCCTGTACGCCAAGGCCTTCACCCTGGAAGAAGCCCTGAAGGTGGTCTCCGCATGA
- a CDS encoding TIGR02234 family membrane protein, protein MGYVSAVPPPPAAPADAEAPEAGSARRSVAVALLLGALGATVVLLASGRVWARGSAAVGGGSLPLTADGRAVTGLPAALAIVGLAALVAVFAVRGRGRLLVSVLLALSGLGGALSAVAAADDHRALDERAVTATADTAARAAELTHTAWPYITAAGAVLILLAGLLAVRFGRGWPAMGGRYERDGSPRHRTPAAVDPDRPEDLWKALDRGEDPTH, encoded by the coding sequence GTGGGGTACGTGAGTGCCGTACCCCCACCCCCCGCCGCCCCCGCCGACGCCGAGGCCCCCGAGGCCGGGAGCGCCCGCCGCAGCGTGGCCGTCGCCCTGCTGCTCGGCGCGCTCGGCGCCACCGTCGTCCTGCTCGCCTCCGGCCGCGTCTGGGCCCGGGGCAGCGCCGCCGTGGGAGGCGGCTCGCTCCCGCTGACGGCGGACGGGCGGGCCGTCACGGGCCTGCCCGCGGCCCTGGCCATCGTCGGCCTCGCGGCCCTGGTGGCGGTGTTCGCCGTACGGGGCCGCGGGCGGCTGCTGGTGTCCGTCCTGCTCGCGCTGAGCGGCCTCGGCGGGGCGCTGTCCGCGGTGGCCGCCGCCGACGACCACCGGGCGCTCGACGAACGGGCCGTCACCGCCACGGCCGACACCGCCGCCCGGGCGGCCGAACTGACCCATACGGCCTGGCCGTACATCACGGCCGCGGGCGCGGTCCTGATCCTGCTCGCCGGGCTCCTCGCGGTCCGCTTCGGCCGTGGCTGGCCCGCCATGGGCGGCCGCTACGAGCGCGACGGCAGCCCGCGCCACAGGACTCCCGCGGCGGTGGACCCGGACCGGCCGGAGGACCTGTGGAAGGCTCTGGACCGGGGCGAGGACCCCACCCACTAA
- a CDS encoding DUF2752 domain-containing protein, whose translation MTGENQRVDASRTPAAPAPAAPPGGSGPRWPVPPEPSPAAVPRVRRAVAPVLTLAGAVAAFAYVGTVDPNEPGHYPVCPLLRLTGILCPGCGGLRSAHAFAQGDLAAALGANAVAVAGYFVFAGFLALWLVRAFGGRPAPRIALRPAYWWGIGALVLLFSIVRNLPFGSALAP comes from the coding sequence ATGACCGGAGAGAATCAGCGGGTGGACGCCTCTCGCACCCCCGCCGCCCCCGCTCCCGCCGCCCCGCCCGGCGGGTCCGGGCCCCGGTGGCCCGTACCGCCCGAGCCGTCGCCCGCGGCGGTGCCGCGGGTCCGGCGGGCCGTCGCGCCGGTGCTCACCCTGGCCGGGGCCGTGGCCGCCTTCGCGTACGTGGGCACCGTGGACCCGAACGAGCCCGGTCACTACCCGGTGTGCCCGCTGCTGCGGCTGACCGGGATCCTGTGTCCGGGCTGCGGCGGGCTGCGCAGCGCGCACGCCTTCGCCCAGGGGGACCTCGCCGCGGCGCTCGGCGCCAATGCCGTGGCCGTCGCGGGCTACTTCGTCTTCGCCGGTTTCCTGGCCTTGTGGCTGGTGCGGGCCTTCGGCGGCCGTCCGGCGCCGCGGATCGCGCTGCGGCCGGCGTACTGGTGGGGGATCGGCGCGCTGGTGCTGCTCTTCTCGATCGTCCGAAATCTCCCGTTTGGTTCCGCTCTCGCCCCGTGA
- the trpA gene encoding tryptophan synthase subunit alpha gives MSNQGNIELLSATLAKAKSEDRAALVAYLPAGFPTVDGAIEAAKAIIAGGADVVEIGLPHSDPVLDGAVIQTADDIALRGGVKIADVLRTVRETFEATGVPILVMTYWNPIDRYGVERFTAELAAAGGAGCILPDLPVQESALWREHAAEHGLATVFVVAPSSRDERLATITAAGSGFVYAASLMGVTGTRESVGNEAQELVRRTRTTTELPVCVGLGVSNPVQAKQVASFADGVIVGSAFVKLLLDAPDEQAGLAAVRALAGELAEGVRRS, from the coding sequence GTGAGCAACCAGGGCAACATCGAACTGCTGAGCGCCACCCTCGCGAAGGCGAAGTCCGAGGACCGCGCGGCCCTCGTCGCCTACCTCCCGGCCGGGTTCCCGACCGTCGACGGCGCCATCGAGGCCGCCAAGGCGATCATCGCGGGCGGCGCGGACGTCGTGGAGATCGGTCTGCCGCACAGCGACCCCGTCCTGGACGGCGCGGTCATCCAGACGGCCGACGACATCGCCCTGCGCGGCGGCGTCAAGATCGCCGACGTGCTGCGGACCGTGCGCGAGACCTTCGAGGCCACCGGGGTCCCGATCCTCGTCATGACCTACTGGAACCCCATCGACCGCTACGGCGTCGAGCGGTTCACCGCCGAGCTGGCGGCGGCGGGCGGCGCGGGCTGCATCCTGCCCGACCTTCCGGTCCAGGAGTCCGCGCTGTGGCGCGAGCACGCGGCGGAGCACGGTCTGGCGACCGTGTTCGTCGTGGCCCCCAGCAGCCGTGACGAGCGCCTGGCGACCATCACGGCCGCCGGTTCCGGCTTCGTCTACGCCGCCTCGCTCATGGGCGTCACCGGCACCCGCGAGTCCGTCGGCAACGAGGCCCAGGAGCTGGTGCGCCGCACCCGCACCACCACCGAGCTGCCGGTCTGCGTGGGTCTGGGCGTCTCCAACCCCGTCCAGGCCAAGCAGGTGGCGAGCTTCGCCGACGGCGTGATCGTCGGTTCGGCCTTCGTGAAGCTGCTGCTGGACGCGCCGGACGAGCAGGCCGGGCTGGCCGCCGTACGGGCCCTGGCGGGCGAGCTCGCGGAAGGCGTACGCAGGTCCTGA
- a CDS encoding TIGR03085 family metal-binding protein, translating to MSTHAKRERLLLADLLEAAGPEAPTLCEGWRARELAAHVVVRERRPDAAGGLLLNALKARLDRAMAEYAAKPYEELIQLIRTGPPRMSVYALKQIDEAANAVEFYVHAEDVRRAQPDWSPRALDPVFSDALWSRLEKLARLTGRRSPVGLVLRRPDGRTAVAHKGVPVVTVTGEPGELTLFCFGRQDAAAVELEGEKEAVSRLTRAQLGI from the coding sequence ATGTCTACCCATGCGAAGCGTGAACGCCTGCTGCTGGCGGACCTGTTGGAGGCGGCCGGGCCGGAGGCGCCGACGCTGTGCGAAGGCTGGCGGGCGCGGGAGCTCGCGGCGCACGTGGTGGTCCGGGAGCGGCGCCCGGACGCGGCGGGCGGCCTGCTGCTGAACGCGCTCAAGGCCCGCCTGGACCGGGCGATGGCGGAGTACGCGGCCAAGCCGTACGAGGAGCTCATCCAGCTGATCCGGACGGGGCCGCCCCGGATGTCGGTGTACGCGCTGAAGCAGATCGACGAGGCCGCCAACGCGGTGGAGTTCTACGTCCACGCGGAGGACGTGCGGCGGGCGCAGCCGGACTGGTCGCCGCGGGCGCTGGACCCGGTGTTCTCGGACGCGCTCTGGTCCCGCCTGGAGAAACTGGCCCGCCTCACCGGGCGGCGCTCCCCGGTCGGGCTGGTCCTGCGGCGCCCGGACGGGCGGACGGCGGTGGCGCACAAGGGGGTGCCGGTGGTGACGGTCACCGGGGAACCGGGCGAACTGACGCTGTTCTGCTTCGGGCGGCAGGACGCGGCGGCGGTGGAACTGGAGGGCGAGAAGGAAGCGGTGTCCCGCCTGACGCGGGCGCAACTGGGCATCTGA
- a CDS encoding anthranilate synthase component I yields the protein MDLETFRKLAADRRVIPVSRRLLADGDTPVGLYRKLAAERPGTFLLESAENGRSWSRYSFVGVRSASTLTVKDGQAHWIGTPPVGVPTDGDPLQALRATVEALHTPRDLAGGMPPFTGGMVGYLGYDIVRRLERIGEHTSDDLRLPELTMLLTSDLAVLDHWDGTVLLIANAINHNALDTGADEAYADAVARLDAMEADLARPAPYVPAPLPESELPAFEALWGGEQFQAAVEDVKERIRAGEAFQVVPSQRFETPCSASALDVYRVLRATNPSPYMYLFRFENGFDVVGSSPEALVKVEDGRAMVHPIAGTRHRGATPQRDNELAEELLADPKERAEHLMLVDLGRNDLGRVCEPGSVEVVDFMSIERYSHVMHIVSTVTGRVAEGKTAFDVLTACFPAGTLSGAPKPRAMQIIEELEPSRRGLYGGCVGYLDFAGDSDTAIAIRTALLRDGTAYVQAGAGVVADSVPELEDLECRNKAAAVLRAVGAANRLHHG from the coding sequence ATGGATCTTGAGACGTTTCGCAAGCTCGCGGCCGACCGCCGCGTCATCCCCGTGAGCCGCCGACTCCTGGCCGACGGGGACACCCCCGTCGGGCTCTACCGGAAGCTGGCAGCCGAACGCCCGGGCACCTTCCTCCTCGAATCCGCCGAGAACGGCCGCTCCTGGTCCCGCTACTCCTTCGTCGGCGTCCGCAGCGCCTCCACCCTGACCGTCAAGGACGGCCAGGCGCACTGGATCGGCACCCCGCCCGTCGGCGTCCCCACGGACGGCGACCCGCTGCAGGCGCTGCGCGCCACCGTCGAGGCCCTGCACACCCCCCGCGACCTCGCGGGCGGGATGCCCCCCTTCACCGGCGGCATGGTCGGCTACCTGGGCTACGACATCGTCCGCCGGCTGGAGCGCATCGGCGAGCACACCTCCGACGACCTGCGGCTCCCCGAGCTCACCATGCTGCTCACCTCCGACCTGGCGGTCCTCGACCACTGGGACGGCACGGTCCTGCTGATCGCCAACGCGATCAACCACAACGCGCTCGACACCGGCGCCGACGAGGCCTACGCGGACGCCGTCGCCCGCCTCGACGCCATGGAGGCGGACCTCGCCCGGCCCGCGCCCTACGTACCGGCCCCGCTCCCGGAGTCCGAGCTGCCCGCCTTCGAGGCGCTCTGGGGCGGAGAGCAGTTCCAGGCCGCCGTCGAGGACGTCAAGGAGCGCATCCGGGCCGGCGAGGCCTTCCAGGTGGTGCCCTCGCAGCGGTTCGAGACCCCCTGCAGCGCCTCCGCACTGGACGTGTACCGCGTCCTGCGGGCCACGAACCCGTCCCCGTACATGTACCTCTTCCGCTTCGAGAACGGCTTCGACGTGGTCGGGTCCAGCCCCGAGGCGCTGGTCAAGGTCGAGGACGGGCGGGCCATGGTCCACCCCATCGCCGGCACCCGGCACCGCGGCGCGACCCCGCAGCGGGACAACGAGCTCGCCGAGGAGCTGCTGGCCGACCCCAAGGAGCGCGCCGAGCACCTGATGCTCGTCGACCTCGGGCGCAACGACCTGGGCCGGGTCTGCGAGCCGGGCTCGGTCGAGGTCGTGGACTTCATGAGCATCGAGCGCTACTCGCACGTCATGCACATCGTCTCCACCGTCACCGGGCGGGTCGCGGAGGGCAAGACCGCCTTCGACGTGCTCACCGCCTGCTTCCCGGCCGGCACCCTCTCGGGCGCCCCCAAGCCGCGCGCCATGCAGATCATCGAGGAGCTGGAGCCCTCCCGCCGGGGCCTCTACGGCGGGTGCGTCGGCTACCTCGACTTCGCGGGCGACTCCGACACGGCGATCGCCATCCGCACCGCGCTGCTGCGCGACGGGACGGCGTACGTGCAGGCCGGAGCGGGTGTGGTCGCGGATTCGGTACCGGAGCTGGAGGACCTGGAGTGCCGCAACAAGGCGGCCGCCGTGCTCCGCGCCGTGGGAGCGGCGAACCGCCTCCACCACGGCTGA